In Aliiroseovarius pelagivivens, a single window of DNA contains:
- a CDS encoding NfeD family protein, which yields MLWSVWWAWIGGAIALVILEILAPGYIFLGFAIGATAVGVLLALGASLSLPILLVIFGAVSLASWLVLRMAFGVRKGQTKTWDTDINEL from the coding sequence ATGCTTTGGTCAGTCTGGTGGGCGTGGATCGGTGGGGCGATCGCGCTAGTCATCCTCGAAATCCTCGCGCCGGGCTATATCTTCCTCGGCTTCGCGATTGGCGCAACGGCTGTTGGGGTGCTTTTGGCGCTCGGTGCAAGTCTTAGCTTGCCAATCCTGCTGGTGATCTTCGGCGCAGTGTCGCTTGCGTCTTGGCTGGTCCTTCGCATGGCCTTCGGGGTGCGTAAGGGGCAGACCAAAACCTGGGACACCGACATCAACGAGCTGTAA